Below is a window of Cottoperca gobio chromosome 12, fCotGob3.1, whole genome shotgun sequence DNA.
AAAAAGTATTACGTtatgtttggtatttttatCCACTTGTATGTCGAAATCTGGTCTCTCCCGCAGCTACAGAAGTATACAGAAGCACTGTGTAACTGAATAGGGAAGAGGAAATGTCTGACACATTCAAACAGGCATGACCCCGAACATACTAAATGTTTCCGGTAACATGGAGCAGGATCAGGTCTTTTACACAGAGACTAAAATGTTAACACTAAAgtcaagaggaaagaaaaactacAACACTAGCAAGTATGTAAATACCATAAATCCAGTTCAAAATTACCTCTAATTACGGCTGTTGAAATATTAATGCGCAGTTATGAGCGCATACTGAGTGTGAACACAGTCCTGCCAAATAAAAATGATCTGCTGTTCAATTCCCAGTTTGCTCATCAATAACACGTGAATGTACGAACCTTGCTCTGCATGCTCCGCAGCTCTTCACTGAGGTGACAGTTGACTTTGAGAAGCTGCTGTATTTTGGCTTCTGATGCGGTCAGGGCACTCTTCACCTCCATAAATTCATGAACTGTGATTGGTCCATCGGAGAGGTCAGATGACTCCGAGCTCTGCAGCAGAGCGTGTTACAAAGGATATAGCATATGatcagtttttcaaatgtaaagcGAGACGGTGTTTTTAGATATGGTAATAGAGTATAGTTGCAGGTTTCCCTGAAAAGACATTAACCTTGGTTCTTCTGTCATTGCTGCTGTCCCCACACGTGGCCTCTTGCACTGGATCTTCATCTGACGCCACACTGTCGTAATCAGGTTGGTCATTATCCTGGCTGTCACTGTTATGGCGACTGTCTATTCCCTGAAGGATCAACTCCACACTCTCTGAAAGAAAAACCACCAGATCAAAGCATTATAGATCAAACAAGCCCTGCTGGCTACAGGCAGCTGAATAAATCAAATAACTAAAAAAGGAACACATTTACTGAATCTAAAAATCAGGACTAGCTCTTCTTTATTATACCCCTAACTATCAAAACAGGCTGTGGTGCGTTTGCTATCATTTACAGAATGCAGGACGTTTTTATTCATAAAGCCCCCAAATCTGCGTTATTGCACAAACATCAGTACATATGGTGCACATTCTAATCATGGCCTATATAGCAGAGCCCAAATGGTCCACATTTATATGCAAATTCAATTCCCGACTGCCTGCATCTTATTTGCAACAACCAATTAAGGCTTTCTTCGCTGCTTATTCTCAGTGTTTATTACTGTGTATATGCTGCTGGACATATTTAAAGCGATACaaacattgataaaaaaaaacctaacaCATTAGCAAGGAAATTCAAGGTctgttcaaaaataaaaacctgaaaGAGAAATCATACCTTTGGGACTGTCGCAGGAATTACCCCACTGCCGTCGTTTAGCATCAGTGAGAATATCAATAACCAGGGTGGCAAATTCATGAGCACTAAACCGTGCCAATTTTTGACGACcctgagaaaagaagagagagaaatatggcAGCACCGTTAAGTCCAGTAATCACACTCTCGAGGCGACAGCGGTGCAATCACTGACCTGGTTTCTGGTAGAGGAGTACTCTGGATTGACAGGCAGAAAAGGCACAACCGTGGTGTCCGTTACAAGTGTGCTGTGGTTCTGAGTGACCAACCACACTGAAAAACCACAATATCAGATTAAAAATGCAGACATAACAagcattaaatatttgtttttttatatagttCTTGAAATCTCACCTGcatctgtttctcttctgtCGACTTCATCATAAACATCCATGGCAAGTTCTTCAAACTGATGGTTACTTAGCTGGaacaaaataaagcagaatTTCTTATTCACAATTGAATAGAAACTGAACGTTGGACATTTGGACCTTGATGTACGAATATCTCACCGACTGGAGCTTCTTCTTTGCAGCTTTTGCAAACTCTGACAAATCCAGGCTGCTTTggggtaaaaagaaaagaaaaagaaaaatcaaattGATCATTTTACAgctaacacaaaaacaaacatgcacacagtggAGAAACATACTTACTTATTTCTTATCCATCAAAAAGAATGCAGCATAGGGAAAACAagattgtaattattttaagtaaaacaTATAGCATTGATAAGAAGCCTGTAGGAGCTGATAATATCACTTGGTATTGTTTTCTGTGCATTGGAAGATCTCAGCTTTTGTAACCAACAGGTATGAAACAAAATCCCTACTATGACTTAAAACATAGCTTTTACCTGTCTGCTATCTGAGGAATGATGAAGTGTTGCCCGTTTCTGTGATCTGCAACGCAACATGGACATGATAGTGAGTGACTaccagagaaaaaacaaaaacatcagctCTCAAATgccatgcagcagcagcagcagcagcagcagcagcagcagcagcagcagcagcagcagcaactcaCCTGGTCTTCTTCCACAAAGGTAAAATGTTAGCCGGTCAGTGAGTTCATACTGTATCTCCACCAGCCTCTCTGCCAGCTCCTGGTGCCCAGCTTGTCTGCACAGAttaggaataaaaaaaaaaaggtcatgcTTCAGAAATATGGCACTGTTCCTAAGGTAggatttctttaaatgaatCCACGTCCAAACTTTGTGTTTACATCGTTCACAAAAACAATAGATGTGGTTGGGTCACTCAAAACTGAAGCAGGTGTGTGGGTGTTACCTGGCCATGGTGACGTCATGCTTAGACACCAGCAAGCCTCGCTTATGCCAGAAACACATGAGTTGTTTTACTTTGACTTCTTTATGTAAAGCAAGGCAAATGATTGTAGCTCTCATCGCTGTGCAATatgatgtttttaatgtggttgttccatttcattttttattatggTAATTGCTTTGTCCTTTGTAATCGTTAAAGCCAACCCCTGACCTTAGTCGGGGTCCACACACTTAACATaagtattcttttattttattttattgtaacgCGTATTGGGACCATGCTGTATGGTGATGATTTATTGTCTTTGATCATATAATATCTGTTTTGGAAAATATGTGCAGTAATAAGTAACATGGCAAATCACTGTCGGCTtacttttatcttgtttttgtttacatttctagGTTTCTTTGCTAAACTAGTTGAGCTGAGAACAATGCGCTCCAGAATGTGTCCTTCCTCCCCTGCCTCAGTTAGTCATAGTCTTATTGAATTACTCAGAATCTGACAGAATGCCACTGGGTCTGTGTCTAACATGCATGCTAACTAGTTTAGCCATTTCAGCTGTTTTTCAGCATTTTATTTCCAGTTTCTACAGTTTTTCCTACCAGTTTTTGTTTACCTCCTTGAGGTCATAATGTGCATGATGTCCTCATCAACagcaatatataaatagtacaCATTTCATACACGCAGTTTGCGTCTCAGTGCATTACAACTGTGTTCAATCACCAAAAGGATGTGTATCATTTCCTGCCACCAGTGAGCTGGGCGATGCTTGCAGTCACACTGAAGGTTAGtcatgcagcagcaacaacagtagAAGCTGCAGCTTGCTATGTTTTCTACACTGTGTGGTTATAACACAGAGCTCACCAGAAAACATGGATGACGCAGTTGACCTGTGAACTAGGACTTGCAATAAGTTCAATAtcttatcatatatatatatatatatatatatatatatatatatatatatatatatatatatatatatatatattttatatatataatttatatataatttaaagcACCGCCCAGTTTTACCTTGCACAATCGATGGGGGTCTTTCCACTGGAGTCCAGAGCCCCGGGATCAGCTCCATAAACTGCCAACAGTTCTGCTTGTAACATTTGTCCCGCTTTTGCTGCTATGTGTAGTGGAGTGTTTCCTTTCTCCTGTCGTCccaaaagaaacaacacaatgatgaaaacattattagaattactattattattattattattattatgtcaatGTTAACCTCACAAAATGTGTTCTTTGCTTATTCCACAACACTTACTGGATGGAAGAAGTTGGCCTGTGCTCCCAAAGATAAGAGTCGTAGGCAGGTCTCCAGGTTTCCTGTCCGAACACTCGAGTGGAGTTGCTGAAAAGAGATCGACaagtagtttgttttgatttgattgtgaAGTGCATACACACGAGATGCACCTGCCCAGAACTGAGTGACATGGAATTATCCTGCTcgaaaaatattaatttgataGGAAAAGGTTTGATAATTGTATAATATTTTACAGAtacaacaataaatgttaatagatgcattaaagacaaagaaaagaagatttGTATGCCTTCTCTGCATCGACCTACAATACCTTTTCTATTTCTAAATAGCAAAGACTTTGCAGTTGGTGATTAAAAAAGCCTGTCTTTAATATGCATATAATCCATTATGGTTTTATGAAAGACAAACGATTGGCTTTGCCACAGCACCATTGGTTTCACTCCAAGAAGCTTATTTGCACGGGTCAATGTTTGGGTTATTCTTGCATCAAAAGGTTAACACTAAAACCAACAAATAGAGCCATTTCTCACCTTGCTGAGGTCTTTTGCGGTTACACTGTCATCTTCCCGACAAGGCATCCGATGGACATACACCAACATCTGATATTTGGCCTTGATGAACTCCGTCTTGTTGGGACTGGAAACAACAAAAGATGATCCAAACTAAAACCAGGAACACTGAAAGGTCTGGACCACCATTGCTATTTTCAAGTGACTAAACTCTTAATTAACCAACTGTACATGTAAGTTTAGGACAAACAATCATCAAAACATATCTCAACATAGGATGTCCTGACACAATATCTGCAAATTCAATGTAGAGTACTTGGAGTGGTGGCAAAGCAATTCCTTTCATTAAATAAGCCTCATCCACTAAAGCACTTCACAGGATTCTGGATATATTTCTGTCTctataataaagaaagaaaataatcaggTAGATCTCCATTTCTGAACCCTACCCCCTTTTGCAAATAGGGTGGAAAATGATTGAATACATTCAAATCCAAACTCAATATCTATCCTTTTTCACTGTGATATAAACAACTTTGATCTCTGTACAGAGAGGGgactgtacagtatattaaattAGTGGTTAAGCCAAAAGCAAGGCCTAACTCCACCCTATGTCCCAATATCAATACGAGAATACTTCCTTGTTTTGTGAATGAAGGAAGTTGAAGCAGCTGTGGGCTCTGTGTTTGACCAACTGGATCCTTTACCATCAGAACAGTTTTCTCATACATGAAACTATCCTACAGGAGCTAAATCTAGGCCTGGTTCCTGTGGTCGAAACACAGGTTTTGTTCCTATGTTTCTCAAAGATCCACCCAATAGGACAGCATTCATCTTAAAAACTTTATTGGGGACAGAGGACAGCTGCCTCCTGCTTGGAGCAACTCGCGGTCTGTCTTTTGCCTGTTGTCTGGTGATTGAATGCATTTGCTCTGAGTGTGAGGGTCGAACTCACCATGGCTGTGTTTATACGTGACTGACTTGTTTATCTTTACTGCACCAGCCAGACACCAGACCAACACAGTGTTTATATCTGGCAGTGGAGGTTGCTGACTGCCTTACATCTCACTTTTTCTTTGTT
It encodes the following:
- the git2b gene encoding ARF GTPase-activating protein GIT2b isoform X6, with the protein product MSKRVRSREVCADCSAPEPRWASVNRGVLICDECCSIHRGLGRHSSQVRHLTHSPWPSSQLQMVQTLYGNGANSIWEHSLLDPSSSVSGKRKANPQDRVHPNKTEFIKAKYQMLVYVHRMPCREDDSVTAKDLSKQLHSSVRTGNLETCLRLLSLGAQANFFHPEKGNTPLHIAAKAGQMLQAELLAVYGADPGALDSSGKTPIDCARQAGHQELAERLVEIQYELTDRLTFYLCGRRPDHRNGQHFIIPQIADSSLDLSEFAKAAKKKLQSLSNHQFEELAMDVYDEVDRRETDAVWLVTQNHSTLVTDTTVVPFLPVNPEYSSTRNQGRQKLARFSAHEFATLVIDILTDAKRRQWGNSCDSPKESVELILQGIDSRHNSDSQDNDQPDYDSVASDEDPVQEATCGDSSNDRRTKSSESSDLSDGPITVHEFMEVKSALTASEAKIQQLLKVNCHLSEELRSMQSKLNSLQTENTTLRWQPPSGPQQHLQGPFGRHPPRGGRAMSMYETGSSPRQYLHRVETARHEDGVVLQPFPTNGCSLEGQSMMLESDYDTTPDHSELEETGSPRPASEAVEAREEGEEDAALPCTEDVICKTEQITKNIQELLRAAQETKHESFLPCSEKICVAVKEMAALFPKRPSSETVRGSLCLLTSSASRLHGECQKAAELNPCPSDIQLVTQQVIQCAYDIAKAAKQLVTVTTKENNN
- the git2b gene encoding ARF GTPase-activating protein GIT2b isoform X5; the encoded protein is MSKRVRSREVCADCSAPEPRWASVNRGVLICDECCSIHRGLGRHSSQVRHLTHSPWPSSQLQMVQTLYGNGANSIWEHSLLDPSSSVSGKRKANPQDRVHPNKTEFIKAKYQMLVYVHRMPCREDDSVTAKDLSKQLHSSVRTGNLETCLRLLSLGAQANFFHPEKGNTPLHIAAKAGQMLQAELLAVYGADPGALDSSGKTPIDCARQAGHQELAERLVEIQYELTDRLTFYLCGRRPDHRNGQHFIIPQIADRNNSLDLSEFAKAAKKKLQSLSNHQFEELAMDVYDEVDRRETDAVWLVTQNHSTLVTDTTVVPFLPVNPEYSSTRNQGRQKLARFSAHEFATLVIDILTDAKRRQWGNSCDSPKESVELILQGIDSRHNSDSQDNDQPDYDSVASDEDPVQEATCGDSSNDRRTKSSESSDLSDGPITVHEFMEVKSALTASEAKIQQLLKVNCHLSEELRSMQSKLNSLQTENTTLRWQPPSGPQQHLQGPFGRHPPRGGRAMSMYETGSSPRQYLHRVETARHEDGVVLQPFPTNGCSLEGQSMMLESDYDTTPDHSELEETGSPRPASEAVEAREEGEEDAALPCTEDVICKTEQITKNIQELLRAAQETKHESFLPCSEKICVAVKEMAALFPKRPSSETVRGSLCLLTSSASRLHGECQKAAELNPCPSDIQLVTQQVIQCAYDIAKAAKQLVTVTTKENNN